From Caldisalinibacter kiritimatiensis:
TAAAAGATTAATATGCTCTACAAGAAAACTTCAATAATTTTTCTAACCTCTTCATTAGTTAAATAATAGTATATCTCAACACCATTTCTTCTACCTTCAACAATCCCTGCTGCCTTTAATTTTGCCAAATGCTGTGATACTGTAGATTGCGGTGCTCCTAAACAATTCTGCATATTAGTAACATTACAACCATTTTCTTCTGAAAGTTTCTTTACAATACACAATCTAATCGGATGAGAAATCGCTTTAAGTATTTCTGCTTTTTTCTCTAGTTCTCTTCTTAAATCAATTATCTCTTTAATGGCTCATCACCTCGATATAATTCAATATAATCTTTATATTGTAATATTACGATATGATTAAAAAATTGTCAAATTTATATTTTTTATTTCTTTTATTCGTTTTGTATGTTACAATGGAATCAGCAAACCTTTTCATTATTTTACCTAATTTATTCTTATTTTTTCTTATTTTATTAACGTCCTCTTTATTTGTAAAATGCATTTCTTCTCTATCTATATCATATCTTATCATAGATACTTTATTCATTATCCTTCTTTTTTCATAATTGCTAATTAAATAAAGATAATATATATAAACTTACAAATATATCATAGGAGGGTGTAGTTTTGCTGAAAACAAAACTTAATACTAAACAATTAACTGAAAAACAGAAAATTTCAGTCCTTATGATTTTACCTTTATCGATGCTAGTATTAGCATTTGTTTTTGATACTCCTGTAGATATCATTAAAGGACTTTATAAAATAATAATACATCCTGATATATTATTGACTGATTATATAAAGGTGGGTGGAATAGGAGCTGCCTTTTTCAACTCTGCAATATTAACATTATTGAACATTTATATTTTACGAAAAAACAATATAAGTGTTAATGGTATTTCAATGGCAGCGATATTTATTATAGCTGGATTTGCTTTTTTTGGTAAGAATTTATTTAATGTATGGGCTATATATCTTGGTGGATTTATTTATACAAAATATCAAGGTAGAAAATTCAAAAACGTAGCTATAGTATCTATGTTTGGTACTGCTTTAGCTCCTTTAGTAAATGAAATAGCTTATGGCACTAATTTACCATTCCCATTTAATATAATTTTAGGTGTATCAGTTGGTATTTTAGTAGGTTTCGTACTACCACCACTTTCATCACATTTCTTAAGAACCCATGATGGATATAGTCTTTATAATATAGGGTTTACTGCTGGTTTTATTGGAGCTATAATAATGTCAATAATGAAAAGCTATGGTTTTATAGGAGAAAGTACATTAATACTATCCTCAGAATATGACTTGATTTTAAAGATATTTCTTACTTCATTTTTTATAATTTTAATAGTCATAGGTTATTTTCTAAACAACAGAAGCTTTAAGGGTTATAGTGATATATTATGGTTTACAGGAAGACTTATTACTGACTTTACCCATCTAGTTGGTATAGGTATTACATTAATTAATATGGGTATTATGGGCCTTATAGGTATGATTTATGTTATAATATCTAATGGAGTGGTAAATGGACCTGTAATCGGTGGCTTATTAACAATAGTCGGTTTTTCAGCCTTTGGTAAACATCCTAGAAACTGTATCCCTATTCTGGTAGGTGTATATCTGGCAGGTATGACTGGAATTTGGGAAACTAATTCAACTGCTTTAATTATAGCTGGATTATTTGGTACTACTTTAGCTCCTATTGCAGGGGAATATGGATGGTTCAGTGGTATTTTAGCTGGATTTTTCCATTTATCTCTTGTTATGAACGTAGGTTATTTACACGGAGGATTAAATCTTTATAATAACGGATTTTCAGGTGGTATAGTTGCTTCAATGTTAGTTCCCATAATTGATGCATTTAGGAAGGGAGATTAGATTATGAAACATGAGATTAAAAGAATATCTAAAATTCTTGATGAACTAGTTACTTTTTGCTTTCTTCATGGCACCAATGAAATGAATGTAAATATTGAAAACCATAATGAATACTTTAAGATTAGTTTTGTAATTGACAACATCGACTGTACAGATAGAAGAGTTCAAGAACTTAAAAAACTTTTAAATAGCCCTCGTCAAGAAGAAATAGAAGAATATTACTGGGAGCTTGCAGGAGAATGCGACAGTGACACAGAGTTCACACTAGTAGGAGCAATGGTAGATAGGGCTGAGGTAGAATTTAAAGGTACATCATTATATCTTACTCTATACAGGTATAGATAATATCTAGACCTAAAGGCGACTTCTTAGTCGTCTTTTTTTATTGACAGTTATAGTTAAAAGCAATATAATATAACTAACATATGAATACTTGTTCATATATTCATATAAGGAGGTATTGATAATGAAAAAAAACATTGAGGTTTGCAGTTGTAATATCATTCATCAACATACCGTTGATAATGTTAAAAACTCTATGCCTGAAGAATCTAAACTAAAAGAATTAGCTGAGTTCTTTAAAGTTTTTGGTGATAATACAAGAATTAAAATATTGTATGCTTTATCTTCATCTGAAATGTGCGTGTGTGATTTAGCAGCTCTATTAGATGTTACACAATCAGCAGTGTCCCATCAATTACGAATTTTAAAGCAAGCTAGACTTGTTAAATACCGTAGGGAAGGTAAAGTTATATACTATTCTCTAGACGATAATCATATAAAAGAAATTTTTAAGTCTGGTCTAGAACATATAAACGAGAAATAAATGTAGCTGAGGGGGTATCGTTGTGAGTTCAAATATTAGAAAAGAATATATATTAGATGGACTTATATGTGCCAGTTGTGCACAAAAGATAGAAAATAAAATTAGTAATTTAAATCACGTAAAAAAAGTAAATATTAATTTTGCAACAGGTAAATTAACAATAGAAGTTTATGATAACAAAACCCTAGATATAATTACTAAAAAAGCAAAAGGAATTATAAGAGAAATTGAGCCAAATGTTAAAGTTATAGAAACGAATAAATCTTATGAGTTTAAAAATAACTTTGAGAATAACTTATT
This genomic window contains:
- a CDS encoding metalloregulator ArsR/SmtB family transcription factor; protein product: MKEIIDLRRELEKKAEILKAISHPIRLCIVKKLSEENGCNVTNMQNCLGAPQSTVSQHLAKLKAAGIVEGRRNGVEIYYYLTNEEVRKIIEVFL
- a CDS encoding DUF1576 domain-containing protein, which gives rise to MLKTKLNTKQLTEKQKISVLMILPLSMLVLAFVFDTPVDIIKGLYKIIIHPDILLTDYIKVGGIGAAFFNSAILTLLNIYILRKNNISVNGISMAAIFIIAGFAFFGKNLFNVWAIYLGGFIYTKYQGRKFKNVAIVSMFGTALAPLVNEIAYGTNLPFPFNIILGVSVGILVGFVLPPLSSHFLRTHDGYSLYNIGFTAGFIGAIIMSIMKSYGFIGESTLILSSEYDLILKIFLTSFFIILIVIGYFLNNRSFKGYSDILWFTGRLITDFTHLVGIGITLINMGIMGLIGMIYVIISNGVVNGPVIGGLLTIVGFSAFGKHPRNCIPILVGVYLAGMTGIWETNSTALIIAGLFGTTLAPIAGEYGWFSGILAGFFHLSLVMNVGYLHGGLNLYNNGFSGGIVASMLVPIIDAFRKGD
- a CDS encoding ArsR/SmtB family transcription factor, giving the protein MKKNIEVCSCNIIHQHTVDNVKNSMPEESKLKELAEFFKVFGDNTRIKILYALSSSEMCVCDLAALLDVTQSAVSHQLRILKQARLVKYRREGKVIYYSLDDNHIKEIFKSGLEHINEK